The window GAGGCGCTGGCGGGCTTGAAGCCGGGCGACGTGGTGATTGCCCAGCTGGAGTCGCCACTTGATGCGATTGCACGGGCGCTCGACGCCGGCCGAGCGGCGGGTGCGACCACCCTGCTCAATCCGGCACCGGCGAACGTGGCGATCGACCACGCGATGCTGGAACGGGCCGACATCCTCGTCCCCAACGAAACCGAATTCGCCGCCCTGCTCGGACGCCACGTCGGCGCCCGCATCGAGGCCGATACGATCTCCGGCATCGACCAGCAACGCCTGCATGCGCTGTGCCGCGACCTCACCCGCGGCACCGTGGTCGTCACATTGGGCTCCAGCGGCTGCTTCGTCTCGCACGCGGAAGCGAACCTGCGCGGCGACGCGAGCGCCTGTTATCGGGTACCCGCAGAAGCCGCGCGTGTGGTCGATACCACCGGTGCCGGCGATGCCTTCAACGGCGCGCTCGCGGCGTCGCTGGCGTTGAAGCCGGAACGCTGTTTCGCCGAACACGTGCGCTTCGCCGGCCGCTATGCCTCGCGCTCCACCGAGCTGTACGGCGCAGCATTGGCGATGCCGCGGATGGCGGTCGAATAACTCACTGCCCTGCTCCCCTTGCGGGGGAGCAGGGCATTCGAGCGGCGAAGCCGCGAGCCTGCGAACGCCAGCCGGCATGCAAGCTGGCTGGCCGGGCTGGTCGATGCGCGAAGCGCATCGTGAGAGGGGCCACCTACAATGTGCGCATGCAGATCGGCCCGCACCGCATCGAACCGAAGGTGATCCTCGCGCCCATGGCGGGCGTGACCGACAAGCCGTTCCGGTTGCTGTGCAAGCGGCTGGGTGCGGGCCTGGCGGTGTCGGAGATGACGACCAGCGATCCGCGCTTCTGGACCACGGCGAAATCGCTGCATCGGATGGACCATGTCGGCGAACCGGATCCGGTCAGCGTGCAGATCGCCGGCACCGTGCCCGCGGTGATGGCCGATGCCGCACGCTTCAATGTCGACCACGGCGCGCAACTCATCGACATCAACATGGGCTGCCCGGCCAAGAAAGTCTGCAACGCCTGGGCCGGCAGCGCGTTGATGCGCGAACCGGACCTGGTCGCACGCATCGTCGAAGCGGTGGTCAACGCCGTCGACGTGCCGGTGACGCTGAAGATCCGCACCGGCTGGGATGCCGACCACCGCAACGCGCCGGAGATCGCGCGCATCGCCGAGGATGCCGGCATCCAGGCACTGGCCATCCACGGCCGCACCCGCGACCAGCAATACAACGGCATCGCCGAGTACGACACCATTGCCGCGATCAAGGCGATGCTGCGGATCCCGGTGATCGCCAACGGCGACATCGATTCACCGGAAAAGGCGCGCTTGGTGCTGGACGC of the Thermomonas carbonis genome contains:
- a CDS encoding ribokinase; the protein is MSHVVVVGSFNVDHVWRVPALPQAGATLSGDYTTGPGGKGFNQAIAARRGGASTCFVCALGDDLGAQLARALCTADEIDLRDVVVAAPTGTAGIYVDAQGRNSIVIGAGANAALQPVFVDEALAGLKPGDVVIAQLESPLDAIARALDAGRAAGATTLLNPAPANVAIDHAMLERADILVPNETEFAALLGRHVGARIEADTISGIDQQRLHALCRDLTRGTVVVTLGSSGCFVSHAEANLRGDASACYRVPAEAARVVDTTGAGDAFNGALAASLALKPERCFAEHVRFAGRYASRSTELYGAALAMPRMAVE
- the dusB gene encoding tRNA dihydrouridine synthase DusB, with the translated sequence MQIGPHRIEPKVILAPMAGVTDKPFRLLCKRLGAGLAVSEMTTSDPRFWTTAKSLHRMDHVGEPDPVSVQIAGTVPAVMADAARFNVDHGAQLIDINMGCPAKKVCNAWAGSALMREPDLVARIVEAVVNAVDVPVTLKIRTGWDADHRNAPEIARIAEDAGIQALAIHGRTRDQQYNGIAEYDTIAAIKAMLRIPVIANGDIDSPEKARLVLDATGCDAVMIGRAAQGRPWILGRIAHYLATGESLPEPSLQDIRDILLGHLEHLHAFYGEVSGVRIARKHLGWYAKDRPENAAFRAVVNRAQTADEQLRLTRDYFDTLVAGISPELAAA